The genomic DNA CCGCCACAGGAGGCGCTGTGCTGTACCGCAGTCTGTTAAAACAAGACGAACAGGACGCAGCGGTCAGGGGTGATGATGAAGGCGTTCACTACACCCCTCCCCCCATGCTGTGTCCCCTCAGGGCGGGGCCGGGGTTGTTCTGCTCCctcgccaccagggggcagcagagagcACACGGTGAGTAAAATACATCAGAAACAAACTGAGAAGTGCTGCGAGCCACACCTCCTTTCTCTGATTGGCAGGTGGACTCAGTgatgctgttgccatggagacagcaTCTCCGCCTCCAGGAACAATGATGTCAGGAAACAACAGGGGGTACGTAGATTTAACCTCTGAATGAATCATCTCTTCTCTGATCACCTGTTCACGCcgagctgtcaatcacaggagGATCAATTTGGGGCGGAGCTTCCAGGCGGAAATCCCGCCTCTACGCCGACCGAGGGGTGCTCACTCcgactcccacaatgcactgcagctGTGGACGCCTGTAGAGGAGCTGGAACATCCTGAGAGTCAGCGGAGaggtaggacacacacacatgttgttaGCATggatctgattggttgtttgttttttgattgaCACATCGTCTGTCCAGTTGAAGCTCTGATGATGATGGCATGCTCAAGTGTGATTCCAGGGGGCGGAGCCAGCCCAGAGACCGCCCTTCACATCCTATCAGAGTGCAGAGGAGACTTCCTGGTAAAActgaaacaaattaaatatcttTTAACGAAACTGAAGAATCTAACAGAAAGAAATCTTTAGTTTCTGAAACAAacgttttgtgtttctgtctcagcGGACATTGGAGAGAATGATGTCGACTCCTGAACCCTCAAACAACAAGCTCACACGTCAACAGGAGCagagtaaataaatatatgagaCAGTTTTACACTAAAACCTGCAGCACTGACTCTCTGGGTTCACCTTTCATCTGACACTTTGATATTAATGTTATTCATCATCAAATataaatgactttttatttctgtttatgtttgttgaaTGTTGTAGGTCGGTGTTGGAGCTCGACTGAGAGGAGGCTGATCGTTAAATCTCTGCAGCTTCATCACAAAGACTTCCAGAAAGTTCACcaaactgtgagtgtgtgtttctgatgaaacattacacaacatgtgttcatgtgttcatgtgttaatgtgttcatgtgtatctgtgttaatgtgttcatgtgtatctgtgttcatgtgttcatgtgtatctgtattcatgtgttcatgtgttaatgtgtggttgtgttaatgtgtagctgtgttcatgtgttaatgtgttaatgtgtatctgtgttaatgtgttaatttgtagctgtgttaatgtgttcatgtgttaatgtgtatctgtgtatttgtgtagctgtgttaatgtattaatgtgttaatgtgtatttgtgtagctgtgttaatgtgttaatgtgtatttgtgtggttgtgtagcagtgttaatgtgttaatgtgttaatgtgtatttgtgtaactgtgttaatgtgttaatgtgtatgtgtgtggttgtgtagctgtgttaatgtgttaatgtgtatttgtgtagctgtgttaatgtgttaatgtgtatgtgtgtggttgtgtagctgtgttaatgtgttaatgtgtatttgtgtagctgtgttaatgtgttaatgtgtatgtgtgtggttgtgtagctgtgttaatgtgttaatgtgtatttgtgtagctgtgttaatgtgttaatgtgtatttgtgtggttgtgtagcagtgttaatgtgttaatgtgttaatgtgtatttgtgtagctgtgttaatgtgttaatgtgtatgtgtgtggttgtgtagctgtgtagctgtgttaatgtgttaatgtgtatttgtgtgtatttgtgtggttgtgtagctgtgttaatgtgttaatgtgtatttgtgtagctgtgttaatgtgtatttgtgtagctgtgttaatgtgttaatgtgtatttgtgtggttgtgttaatgtgttaatgtgtatttgtgtggttgtgtagctgtgttaatgtgtatttgtgtggttgtgtagctgtgttaatgtgtatttgtgtggttgtgtagctgtgttaatgtgtatttgtgtgtatttgtgtggttgtgtagctgtgttaatgtgttaatgtgtatttgtgtggttgtgtagctgtgttaatgtgttaatgtgtatttgtgtggttgtgtagctgtgttaatgtgttaatgtgttaatgtgtatttatgtggttgtgtagctgtgttaatgtgttaatgtgtatttgtgtggttgtgtagctgtgttaatgtgtatttgtgtgtatttgtgtggttgtgtagctgtgttaatgtgttaatgtgtttatgtgttcatgtgttaatgtgtatttgtgtgtatttgtgtggttgtgttgctgtgttaatgtgtatttgtgtggttgtgtagctgtgttaatgtgttaatgtgtatttgtgtgtatttgtgtggttgtgtagctgtgttaatgtgtatttgtgtggttgtgtagctgtgttaatgtgttaatgtgtatttgtgtgtatttgtgtggttgtgtagctgtgttcatgtgtatttgtgtgtatttgtgtggttgtgtagctgtgttaatgtattaatgtgtatttgtgtggttgtgtagctgtgttaatgtgtatttgtgtgtatttgtgtggttgtgtagctgtgttaatgtgttaatgtgtatttgtgtggttgtgttaatgtgtatttgtgtggttgtgttaatgtgttaatgtgtatttgtgtagctgtgtggttgtgttaatgtgttaatgtgttaatgtgtatttgtgtggttgtgtagctgtgttaatgtgttaatgtgtatttgtgtggttgtgtagctgtgttaatgtgttaatgtgtatttgtgtagctgtgttaatgtgttaatgtgtatttgtgtggttgtgtagctgtgttaatgtgttaatgtatatttgtgtggttgtgtagctgtgttaatgtgttaatgtgtatttgtgtggttgtgtagctgtgttaatgtgttaatgtgtatttgtgtggttgtgtagctgtgttaatgtgtggttgtgtagctgtgttaatgtgttaatgtgttaatgtgtggttgtgtagctgtgttaatgtgttaatgtgtatttgtgtggttgtgtagctgtgttaatgtgtatttgtgtggttgtgtagctgtgttaatgtgttaatgtgtatttgtgtgtatttgtgtggttgtgtagctgtgttaatgtgtatttgtgtggttgtgtagctgtgttaatgtgttaatgtgtatttgtgtgtatttgtgtggttgtgtagctgtgttaatgtgtatttgtgtgtatttgtgtggttgtgtagctgtgttaatgtattaatgtgtatttgtgtggttgtgtagctgtgttaatgtgttaatgtgtatttgtgtggttgtgtagctgtgttaatgtgttaatgtgtggttgtgtagctgtgttaatgtgttaatgtgtatttgtgtagctgtgttaatgtgttaatgtgttaatgtgtatttgtgtggttgtgtagctgtgttaatgtgttaatgtatatttgtgtggttgtgtagctgtgttaatgtgttaatgtgtatttgtgtggttgtgtagctgtgttaatgtgttaatgtgtatttgtgtggttgtgtagctgtgttaatgtgttaatgtgtatttgtgtggttgtgttaatgtgttaatgtgttaatgtatatttgtgtggttgtgtagctgtgttaatgtgttaatgtgttaatgtgtatttgtgtggttgtgtagctgtgttaatgtgttaatgtgtatttgtgtggttgtgtagctgtgttaatgtgttaatgtgtatttgtgtgtatttgtgtggttgtgtagctgtgttaatgtgttaatgtgtatttgtgtggttgtgttaatgtgttaatgtgttaatgtgtatttgtgtatttgtgttcaggttcagactaaGTCGGTCCCTCAGTGTGTGGAGTTTTATTACCGCTGGAAGAAGAAGCTGAGTCTGAGCACGAGGACCCCCGCCCGACTGACCGTCACGCTGCCCGACACAAAGGTAAGAAAcgtgttttaataaagatgtaACATTAGTTCAATCATCTTTATTCACTGTGTCAGGATTCAGTTTAAATGTTCTCACACTTTCAGTGTTTCAGGTCAGTTTGTTCTATCAGCGTGAAACGAAACTAAAGACTGAACGAATAAAAACCACTGAAACCaaaaacatgttacacacacacacacacacacacagatacacacactgtcCATTTTAAATGTCAAGCCAGAGTTTGTTCAGAAACCTGACaggaagggtgtgtgtgtgtgtgtgtgtgtgtgtgtgcgtgtctgtgtgtgtgtgtgtgtctgtgtgtgtgtgtgtgtgtgtgcgcctgtgtatgtgtgtgtgtctatgtgtgtgtgtgtgtgtgtgtgtgtctgtgtgtctgtgtgtgtgtgtctatgtgtgtgtctgtgtgtgtctatgtgtgtctgtgtgtctgtgtgtctgtgtgtgtgtgtctgtgtgtgtgtgtgtgtgtgtgtctatgtgtgtctgtgtgtgtgtgtctatgtgtgtgtatgtgcctgtgtgtgtgtgcgtgtgtgtacgtgtgtgtgtgtgtgtctgtgtgtgtgtgtgtctgtgtgtgtctgtgtgtgtgtgtgtgtctgtgtctatgtgtgtgtgtgtgtctgtgtgtgtgtgtgtgtctgtgtgtgtgtgtctgtctgtgtgtgtgtgtgtgtgtgtctatgtgtctgtgtgtgtgtgtgtgtgtgtctatgtgtgtgtgtgtgtgtgtgtgtgtctatgtgtctatgtgcgtgtgtgtgtgtctgtgtctatgtgtctgtgtgtgtgtgtgtctgtgtgtgtgtgtgtgtgtctgtgtgtgtgtctctgtgtgtgtgtgtctgtgtgtgtgtgtgtgtgtgtctatgtgtgtgtgtgtgtgtgtgtctgtgtgtgtgtgtctgtgtctatgtgtgtgtgtgtgtctgtgtgtgtgtgtgtgtctgtctgtgtgtgtctgtgtgtgtgtgtgtgtgtctatgtgtctgtgtgtgtgtgtgtctatgtgtgtgtgtgtgtgtgtgtgtgtgtctatgtgtctatgtgcgtgtgtgtgtgtgtctatgtgtgtgtctgtgtgtgtctatgtgtgtgtgtgtgtgtgtgtgtgtctatgtgtgtgtatgtgcctgtgtgtgtgtgcgtgtgtgtacgcgtgtgtgtgtgtgtctgtgtgtgtgtgtgtgtgtctgtgtgtgtgtctatgtgtgtgtgtgtgtctgtgtgtctgtgtctatgtgtgtgtgtgtgtctgtgtgtgtgtgtctgtctgtgtgtgtgtctgtgtgtgtgtgtctgtgtgtgtgtgtgtgtgtgtctatgtgtgtgtgtgtgtgtgtgtgtgtgtctatgtgtctatgtgcgtgtgtgtgtgtgtgtgtgtctgtgtgtgtctgtctgtgtgtgtgtatctgtgtgtgtgtgtgtgtctgtctgtgtgtgtgtatctgtgtgtgtgtgtgtgtgtgtgtgtgtgtgtgtgtgtctgtgtgtgtgtgtgtctgtgtgtgtgtgtgtgtgtgtgtgtgtgtgtgtgtctgtgtttccatCGTTGTAGTTTCAACAGTCGATCTTTAATCGTCTTTAATTATTTCACTTTGAGTTATTCATCGATAACCTGATTGTGTTTCTTAtcacctgtgtgtttctctAGGGTCAAAGGTCGTCAAACTCCTATCATGCACGATGAAGCGGTGGAGAGTTTCCTCCTGGAGCTTCACACGAGGACGACGACGAtgtgtttaataaaaataatttttaaactGACATCTCTGTAGTGTGTTTGAAggtatttaaactttattctaAATGAACTTTGTGACCCAga from Labrus mixtus chromosome 24, fLabMix1.1, whole genome shotgun sequence includes the following:
- the LOC132959278 gene encoding transcriptional-regulating factor 1-like isoform X1, which translates into the protein MFLYFQLQHEIITKVLNSRMLCTVCKRDFRSLPALNGHMRSHSGSRAAAGTNKAEDSSVLENPSVAMVMPVSMPVQSGAALKTCRAGQRVCSRLSPATGGAVLYRSLLKQDEQDAAVRGDDEGVHYTPPPMLCPLRAGPGLFCSLATRGQQRAHGGLSDAVAMETASPPPGTMMSGNNRGRINLGRSFQAEIPPLRRPRGAHSDSHNALQLWTPVEELEHPESQRRVEALMMMACSSVIPGGGASPETALHILSECRGDFLRTLERMMSTPEPSNNKLTRQQEQSRCWSSTERRLIVKSLQLHHKDFQKVHQTVQTKSVPQCVEFYYRWKKKLSLSTRTPARLTVTLPDTKGQRSSNSYHAR
- the LOC132959278 gene encoding transcriptional-regulating factor 1-like isoform X2; translation: MLCTVCKRDFRSLPALNGHMRSHSGSRAAAGTNKAEDSSVLENPSVAMVMPVSMPVQSGAALKTCRAGQRVCSRLSPATGGAVLYRSLLKQDEQDAAVRGDDEGVHYTPPPMLCPLRAGPGLFCSLATRGQQRAHGGLSDAVAMETASPPPGTMMSGNNRGRINLGRSFQAEIPPLRRPRGAHSDSHNALQLWTPVEELEHPESQRRVEALMMMACSSVIPGGGASPETALHILSECRGDFLRTLERMMSTPEPSNNKLTRQQEQSRCWSSTERRLIVKSLQLHHKDFQKVHQTVQTKSVPQCVEFYYRWKKKLSLSTRTPARLTVTLPDTKGQRSSNSYHAR